In Amycolatopsis coloradensis, one genomic interval encodes:
- a CDS encoding acetolactate synthase large subunit — MNGAQSLIRTLVDSGVDVCFSNPGTSEMHFVAALDSVPEMRGVLGLFEGVVTGAADGYARIADKPAATLLHLGPGLGNGLANLHNARRAHTPIVNVIGDHATYHKQYDAPLESDIEAVAGSLEGWVRRSEHTKDVGADAAAAVAASQDAPGQVATLILPADASWGEGGETCAPIPPRIPQVVDATTVKNIAEVLASGEPVALLVGGSGCREAGLRATSRIAAATGVKAFVETFPARLERGEGLPTIERLGYLAEQVAYQLDGIKHVIVAGTKAPVSFFAYPGKASNLVPEGAQVHVLAEVAQDVPRALNDVADLVAAETEPVLQEASRPALPSGPLTPQNWVDVIGALLPERAIIADEANTSGLLLPAATAGAPRHDVLTLTGGAIGYGMPVATGAAVAAPDRPVINLQSDGSALYTISALWTQARENLNVTTVLLNNRAYAILRLELQRVGAYANGPKANELLDLSRPDMDFVKIAEGMGVPATRATTAEELAEQFQRALAEPGPHLIDAIVPTLF, encoded by the coding sequence ATGAACGGCGCCCAGTCCCTGATCCGCACGCTCGTCGACAGCGGTGTCGACGTGTGCTTCTCGAATCCGGGCACCTCGGAGATGCACTTCGTGGCCGCGCTCGACTCCGTACCCGAGATGCGCGGTGTGCTCGGCCTCTTCGAAGGCGTCGTCACCGGTGCCGCGGACGGATACGCGCGGATCGCCGACAAGCCGGCGGCCACGCTGCTACACCTCGGCCCCGGTCTCGGCAACGGGCTGGCGAACCTGCACAACGCGCGCCGCGCGCACACCCCGATCGTCAACGTGATCGGCGATCACGCGACCTACCACAAGCAGTACGACGCCCCGCTAGAATCGGACATCGAGGCCGTCGCCGGTTCGCTCGAAGGCTGGGTCCGCCGCTCCGAGCACACGAAGGACGTCGGCGCCGACGCCGCCGCGGCGGTCGCGGCCTCCCAGGACGCCCCCGGCCAGGTGGCGACCTTGATCCTCCCCGCCGACGCGTCCTGGGGCGAGGGCGGCGAGACCTGCGCGCCCATCCCGCCACGGATCCCGCAGGTCGTCGACGCGACGACGGTGAAGAACATCGCCGAGGTGCTGGCCAGTGGTGAACCGGTCGCGCTGCTCGTCGGCGGCAGCGGCTGCCGAGAAGCCGGTCTGCGCGCGACCAGCCGGATCGCGGCCGCGACCGGCGTGAAGGCGTTCGTCGAGACCTTCCCCGCCCGGCTCGAACGCGGCGAAGGCCTGCCGACGATCGAGCGGCTGGGCTACCTCGCCGAGCAGGTCGCGTACCAGCTCGACGGGATCAAGCACGTGATCGTCGCCGGGACCAAGGCGCCTGTGTCGTTCTTCGCCTACCCCGGCAAGGCGAGCAACCTGGTTCCCGAAGGCGCGCAGGTCCATGTACTGGCCGAAGTCGCGCAGGACGTGCCGCGAGCGCTGAACGACGTCGCCGACCTGGTCGCCGCCGAGACGGAGCCGGTGCTGCAGGAGGCCTCCCGGCCCGCGCTGCCGTCCGGGCCGTTGACGCCGCAGAACTGGGTCGACGTGATCGGCGCGCTGCTGCCGGAGCGCGCGATCATCGCGGACGAGGCGAACACCTCCGGTCTGCTGCTGCCCGCCGCGACCGCGGGCGCGCCCCGGCACGACGTGCTGACCCTGACCGGCGGCGCGATCGGCTACGGCATGCCCGTCGCGACCGGGGCGGCCGTCGCCGCGCCGGACCGGCCGGTGATCAACCTGCAGTCCGACGGCAGCGCGCTGTACACGATTTCGGCGCTGTGGACGCAGGCTCGGGAGAACCTCAACGTCACCACGGTCCTGCTGAACAACCGGGCGTACGCGATCCTGCGGCTGGAGCTGCAGCGGGTCGGCGCGTACGCCAACGGCCCGAAGGCGAACGAGCTGCTCGACCTCTCCCGCCCCGACATGGACTTCGTCAAGATCGCCGAAGGCATGGGCGTCCCGGCGACCCGGGCGACGACGGCGGAGGAGCTGGCCGAGCAGTTCCAGCGCGCGCTCGCCGAGCCGGGCCCGCACCTGATCGACGCGATCGTTCCGACGCTGTTCTGA
- a CDS encoding MFS transporter has product MHRVKPVGRAPSPRIFVVVLATCGLVASFMQTLVVPLIPAFPRLLNATPSDASWVVTATLIAGAVVMPVSGRLGDLYGKRRLLLISLGFLVAGSVVSALTSSLALMVLGRGLQGCAMGAIPLGISIMRDELAPERVGAAISVMSSTLGVGGAIGLPVSALVAQNADWHVLFWASAGLGLVCGLLILFVVPESPVKTPAPFDYLGALGLTIGLVCLLLPIVKGGEWGWGSGRTLVFAGSAVVILLVWGAYQLRRRDPLVDLRVSARRPVLFTNLASIMIGFALYSMALSFPQLLQAPASTGYGLGLTMVQAGLCLAPNGLVMFMLSPVSARLIERYGPRTTLMVGATTIAAGYAFATVLMDNAFELITASIIIGGGVGIAYAAMPALIMGSVPVTETASANGLNSLMRSVGTSTSSAVMATMLASLAITVGGVSVPSATGFRLSFVVAAGAALLGLVLTVFVPKQRQSEPMVVSVR; this is encoded by the coding sequence ATGCACAGGGTGAAACCGGTCGGACGGGCACCTTCGCCCCGGATCTTCGTCGTCGTGCTCGCCACCTGCGGTCTGGTGGCGTCGTTCATGCAGACGCTCGTCGTCCCGCTCATTCCCGCGTTTCCCCGGCTGCTCAACGCGACACCGTCGGACGCGTCGTGGGTGGTCACGGCGACCCTGATCGCCGGAGCCGTGGTGATGCCGGTGAGCGGAAGGCTCGGCGACCTCTACGGCAAACGCCGATTGCTGCTGATCAGCCTGGGTTTCCTGGTCGCCGGTTCGGTGGTGTCCGCGCTGACCAGTTCGCTCGCGCTGATGGTCCTCGGCCGGGGGCTGCAAGGCTGCGCCATGGGCGCGATCCCGCTGGGCATCAGCATCATGCGCGACGAACTCGCGCCGGAACGGGTCGGCGCCGCGATCTCGGTGATGAGTTCGACGCTCGGCGTCGGCGGTGCCATCGGGCTCCCGGTATCGGCGCTCGTCGCGCAGAACGCAGACTGGCACGTCCTGTTCTGGGCGTCGGCCGGGCTCGGGCTCGTCTGCGGCCTGCTGATCCTGTTCGTGGTGCCGGAGTCGCCGGTGAAGACACCGGCGCCGTTCGACTACCTCGGCGCGCTGGGGCTGACGATCGGACTGGTCTGCCTGCTGTTGCCGATCGTCAAGGGCGGCGAATGGGGCTGGGGCAGCGGCCGCACCCTCGTCTTCGCGGGGAGCGCGGTGGTGATCCTGCTGGTCTGGGGCGCCTACCAGCTGCGGCGGCGTGATCCGCTCGTGGACCTGCGGGTCTCCGCGCGGCGGCCGGTGCTCTTCACCAACCTCGCGTCGATCATGATCGGGTTCGCGCTGTACTCGATGGCGTTGTCATTCCCGCAGCTGCTGCAGGCGCCCGCGTCGACCGGCTACGGCCTCGGCCTGACCATGGTGCAGGCCGGGCTGTGCCTCGCGCCGAACGGCCTGGTCATGTTCATGCTGTCGCCGGTTTCGGCCAGGCTCATCGAGCGCTACGGACCACGGACGACACTGATGGTCGGCGCCACCACCATCGCGGCCGGATACGCCTTCGCGACCGTGTTGATGGACAACGCCTTCGAGCTGATCACGGCGTCGATCATCATCGGCGGGGGCGTGGGCATCGCCTACGCGGCCATGCCGGCGCTGATCATGGGCTCGGTCCCGGTCACCGAAACCGCGTCCGCGAACGGGTTGAACTCGCTGATGCGCTCCGTCGGCACGTCGACGTCCAGCGCGGTGATGGCGACCATGCTCGCGTCGCTGGCGATCACCGTCGGCGGGGTTTCCGTCCCGTCCGCGACGGGGTTCCGGCTGAGCTTCGTGGTCGCCGCCGGCGCGGCGCTCCTGGGACTCGTCTTGACCGTTTTCGTCCCGAAGCAACGTCAGTCCGAGCCGATGGTCGTTTCGGTCCGCTAG
- a CDS encoding DUF3761 domain-containing protein — MPNLAECGSDYYRNTDGVCVHRPSAGPGTADGATALCTDGSYTYSQNRRGTCSGHGGVRAWL; from the coding sequence GTGCCGAACCTGGCGGAGTGCGGAAGCGACTACTACCGCAACACCGACGGTGTCTGTGTCCATCGGCCGTCGGCCGGACCCGGCACGGCCGACGGAGCGACCGCCCTCTGCACGGACGGTTCCTATACCTACAGCCAGAATCGCCGCGGTACCTGTTCCGGCCATGGTGGGGTTCGCGCCTGGCTGTGA
- a CDS encoding SDR family NAD(P)-dependent oxidoreductase, with protein MLLEGRNAIIYGAAGGIGSAVARGFAREGATVHLTGRTLKKLDALADEIRAAGGKAETAEFDALDEAAIDEHAASVVSSAGSVDISMNVITHNDVQGTPLVEMSLEDLESPVRTAVRTNFLTARAAARHMIGQGSGVILMFGGDGDPLPGYHLGGLQVAFSAMEALRRGLACELGPRGIRVVTLRTGGIPETIPAGAGLDDAIRDMVDATMLKRTASLEDVARVAAFAASDHARSMTATALNISCGSMVD; from the coding sequence ATGTTGCTCGAAGGCAGGAACGCGATCATCTACGGGGCGGCGGGCGGAATCGGGAGCGCGGTGGCCCGCGGATTCGCCAGGGAGGGTGCGACCGTCCACCTCACCGGCCGCACCTTGAAGAAACTCGACGCGCTGGCCGACGAAATCCGGGCAGCGGGCGGAAAAGCCGAAACGGCGGAATTCGACGCTCTCGACGAAGCCGCCATCGACGAGCATGCCGCTTCGGTGGTTTCCTCGGCGGGCAGCGTCGACATCTCGATGAACGTGATCACACACAACGACGTCCAGGGCACTCCACTGGTCGAGATGTCGTTGGAGGACCTCGAAAGCCCGGTCCGGACGGCGGTGCGGACGAACTTCCTCACCGCACGGGCCGCCGCCCGGCACATGATCGGGCAGGGGTCCGGGGTGATCCTGATGTTCGGTGGCGACGGTGACCCGCTGCCGGGGTACCACCTCGGCGGGCTGCAGGTCGCATTCAGCGCGATGGAGGCGTTGCGGCGCGGGCTGGCGTGCGAACTCGGGCCGCGGGGCATCCGTGTCGTGACCCTGCGCACCGGCGGGATCCCGGAGACGATTCCGGCGGGCGCCGGCCTCGACGACGCCATCCGTGACATGGTCGACGCGACGATGCTCAAGCGGACGGCATCGCTCGAAGACGTCGCCCGTGTGGCTGCCTTCGCCGCCTCGGACCATGCGCGCAGCATGACCGCGACGGCGTTGAACATCAGTTGCGGCTCGATGGTCGACTGA
- a CDS encoding SRPBCC family protein produces MTEPTRFQVRVRAPIDEVWHALTDPGALRVWLSEYAEVGLPSRYEFWGRYTPEGDRPRQRLLLAENNVLRFAWTVDGTETVVEIALAEDEDGTSLSFSQTGLPDYAAMLADPDSSLGMMHTFWALSVANLVDHVEGRPLTARCDLTSPLMSEEVRIDAPRGEVYSSIADPAVFTRWFGARIEAETHVGGRWAMGSLEKDPDPAKIVDLVPDSKMSLAYQDGVVATWELEDSGGGTKLTFVQSGFSDAKPPYGMWMGWLSGLAELRRFHEVHSWRPLWVDIQLEGTPEGLITLDGK; encoded by the coding sequence GTGACTGAACCGACGAGGTTCCAGGTGCGCGTGCGCGCGCCGATCGACGAGGTCTGGCACGCGCTGACCGATCCCGGGGCACTGCGCGTGTGGCTTTCCGAGTACGCGGAAGTCGGCCTGCCGTCCCGGTACGAGTTCTGGGGCCGTTACACGCCGGAGGGTGATCGTCCGCGCCAGCGGCTGCTACTGGCCGAGAACAATGTCCTGCGGTTCGCCTGGACCGTCGACGGGACGGAGACCGTCGTCGAGATCGCGCTGGCGGAGGACGAGGACGGGACGTCCTTGTCGTTCAGTCAGACCGGTCTGCCGGACTACGCCGCGATGCTGGCCGATCCGGACTCGTCACTCGGCATGATGCACACGTTCTGGGCACTTTCCGTAGCGAACCTCGTCGACCACGTCGAAGGACGGCCGCTCACCGCCCGCTGCGACCTCACTTCCCCGCTGATGAGCGAAGAAGTGCGGATCGACGCGCCGCGAGGTGAGGTCTACTCCTCGATCGCCGATCCCGCCGTGTTCACGCGCTGGTTCGGTGCCCGGATCGAGGCGGAGACCCACGTCGGCGGACGTTGGGCGATGGGTTCACTGGAAAAGGATCCGGACCCGGCGAAGATCGTCGACCTGGTGCCCGACTCGAAGATGTCGCTCGCGTACCAGGACGGTGTCGTCGCCACTTGGGAGCTCGAGGACTCCGGCGGCGGTACGAAGCTGACATTCGTCCAAAGTGGATTCTCGGACGCGAAGCCGCCGTACGGCATGTGGATGGGCTGGCTCAGCGGTTTGGCGGAACTGCGCAGGTTCCACGAGGTCCACTCGTGGCGCCCGTTGTGGGTCGACATCCAGCTGGAGGGAACACCCGAAGGACTCATCACCTTGGATGGCAAGTAG
- a CDS encoding helix-turn-helix domain-containing protein: protein MRDVEYLDRLEQAEALLKPQRVDVLRQLAEPRSCTEVATVLDQTPQRVYYHVKRLVEAGLVKQVSERKVRAVSEGVYQATARSYWLSPGLVGRLGPRAARDELSLGYLVDLMEEVQADVAVLDRTAPELPSIGVSGEIRVEPERRQEFLDELKTTLQDLFTRYGGAEGDAFKLAVACYPKGDARD, encoded by the coding sequence GTGAGAGACGTGGAGTACCTCGATCGGTTGGAGCAGGCGGAGGCGTTGCTGAAACCGCAGCGGGTGGACGTCCTGCGGCAGCTGGCGGAGCCGCGGTCGTGCACCGAGGTGGCGACGGTGCTGGATCAGACTCCGCAGCGGGTCTACTACCACGTGAAACGACTGGTGGAAGCCGGTCTCGTGAAGCAGGTGTCGGAGCGGAAGGTGCGCGCCGTCAGTGAGGGCGTGTATCAGGCGACAGCCCGTTCGTACTGGTTGTCACCCGGACTGGTCGGACGGCTGGGCCCGCGGGCGGCGCGGGACGAGCTGAGCCTTGGCTACTTGGTGGACCTCATGGAGGAGGTCCAGGCGGACGTCGCCGTGCTCGACAGGACCGCACCGGAGCTGCCGTCGATCGGCGTTTCCGGCGAGATCCGGGTGGAGCCCGAGCGGCGGCAGGAGTTCCTCGACGAGCTGAAGACGACTTTGCAGGATCTGTTCACCCGCTACGGAGGAGCGGAAGGCGACGCCTTCAAACTCGCCGTGGCCTGTTACCCGAAGGGAGATGCCCGTGACTGA
- a CDS encoding sensor histidine kinase, with amino-acid sequence MAIPRRYTADIAVTAAVIAGSAVVSLGDDAEAPRNAVIGWACVALACAALFLRHRYPLPVAIFTAACCAIYYPQTDPDGFVLLAFAFALYNNASTGRIRSAAVVAAASMGGVAIGEAQAGAARQVDDFAFLLMTGWFIALVAVGAVTYYRREAERTKETEARRRATDERLRIARELHDVLGHNLALINVQAGAALHGKDPAKSEEALTTIKQTSKEALRELRATLGMLRQVDTPSLARVAELAESAGAHGLTVRTEIDGTATELPPDVEHAAFRVVQEALTNVARHAAANTVVVRIGYTPHDVSVQVDDDGRGGTAKPGNGIRGMTERAEALGGELTAAAREDGGFRVRARLPLRVKK; translated from the coding sequence GTGGCGATCCCGCGGCGGTACACGGCGGACATCGCGGTCACCGCGGCGGTGATCGCGGGTTCCGCCGTGGTCTCGCTCGGGGACGACGCGGAAGCACCGCGCAACGCGGTCATCGGCTGGGCCTGCGTGGCACTCGCCTGCGCCGCGCTGTTCCTGCGCCACCGGTATCCACTCCCCGTCGCGATCTTCACCGCGGCCTGCTGCGCGATCTACTATCCGCAGACCGACCCCGACGGATTCGTGCTGCTCGCGTTCGCCTTCGCGCTGTACAACAACGCCTCGACCGGGCGGATCCGCAGCGCGGCGGTCGTCGCGGCGGCCTCGATGGGCGGCGTCGCGATCGGCGAGGCACAGGCCGGCGCCGCACGGCAGGTGGACGACTTCGCGTTCCTGCTGATGACGGGCTGGTTCATCGCGCTCGTCGCGGTCGGCGCGGTGACGTACTACCGCCGCGAAGCCGAACGCACCAAGGAGACCGAGGCACGGCGGAGGGCCACGGACGAGCGGCTCCGGATAGCGCGCGAACTGCACGACGTCCTCGGCCACAACCTGGCGCTCATCAACGTCCAGGCGGGCGCGGCCCTGCACGGCAAGGATCCGGCGAAATCAGAGGAGGCACTGACCACGATCAAACAGACCAGCAAGGAGGCGTTGCGTGAACTCCGCGCCACATTGGGCATGCTGCGACAGGTGGACACGCCCAGCCTGGCCAGGGTCGCCGAGCTCGCCGAATCGGCGGGCGCGCACGGGCTGACCGTCCGGACCGAGATCGACGGCACCGCCACGGAACTGCCGCCCGACGTCGAACACGCCGCCTTCCGTGTCGTCCAGGAGGCGCTGACCAACGTCGCGCGCCACGCCGCCGCGAACACCGTCGTGGTGCGAATCGGCTACACGCCCCATGATGTGTCCGTGCAGGTCGACGACGACGGCCGGGGCGGCACGGCGAAACCCGGCAACGGGATCCGCGGCATGACCGAACGGGCCGAGGCACTCGGCGGCGAGCTCACCGCGGCCGCACGCGAGGACGGTGGCTTCCGGGTGCGCGCCCGGCTTCCCCTGCGGGTGAAGAAATGA
- a CDS encoding response regulator transcription factor yields the protein MIRVLLVDDQRLVRAGFKSILDSEDDITVVAEAADGRESLQAAHEHRPDVVLMDIRMPGMDGLTATRHLLEDPALTGIKVVILTTFDLDEDVYGALRAGASGFLVKDTEPEELIHGVRVVARGDALLAPSITRRLISEFACRVDRPAPSPTLNRLTEREREVMSLVAAGLSNDEIAKELVLSPATAKTHVSRIMTKVDVRDRAQLVVLAYESGMVTPRWLTP from the coding sequence ATGATCCGGGTCCTGCTCGTCGACGACCAGCGGCTGGTACGGGCCGGATTCAAGTCCATATTGGACAGTGAAGACGACATCACCGTGGTCGCCGAAGCGGCCGACGGCCGTGAATCCCTCCAAGCCGCGCACGAACACAGACCCGACGTCGTCCTGATGGACATCAGGATGCCCGGGATGGACGGGCTCACCGCGACCCGGCACCTGCTCGAAGACCCCGCGCTGACCGGGATCAAGGTCGTCATCCTCACCACCTTCGACCTGGACGAAGACGTCTACGGCGCGTTGCGCGCGGGTGCCAGCGGGTTCCTGGTCAAGGACACCGAACCGGAGGAGCTGATCCACGGCGTCCGCGTGGTCGCCAGGGGCGACGCGCTGCTCGCACCGTCGATCACCCGCCGCCTGATCTCCGAATTCGCCTGCCGGGTGGACCGGCCCGCCCCCTCGCCCACCCTGAACCGGCTCACCGAACGGGAACGCGAGGTGATGAGCCTCGTCGCGGCCGGTCTGTCCAACGACGAGATCGCGAAGGAACTCGTGCTCAGCCCGGCGACGGCGAAGACGCACGTCAGCCGGATCATGACCAAAGTGGACGTCCGTGATCGCGCGCAACTCGTCGTGCTCGCCTACGAATCAGGCATGGTCACCCCTCGCTGGTTGACCCCGTGA
- a CDS encoding MMPL family transporter, translating into MDTITLSRRPPRGGALSKLAGWSQRHRWLAVSLWLLTLVGVTLGSQLAGSAYHDDHSLPGTESQQIMDLFKAQAPARAGATAEIVFKTESGLATAREPIDRMLAEVRNQPHVKAVTSPFDTPSAISREGTIGYAAVAFDLESKDLPYDDIVRVVDTAKKAESAELQVELGGDPIKRTSESGGPSEGVGLLAALVVLVFLFRSILAAGLPVITAIFAVGSTLGVIVLVSRFVDIASYTAPLMMLVGFGVGVDYALLIFSRYRGEILAGLDREQAARRALDTAGRSVLFAGGTVIIALLGLLALGLGSLRGVALAVALTVLVTMLASITLLPALLSLFGRRLEKGIRKHATKREHGKAWGKLGDAVQRRPMVPLAIGLLVLVGLSLPALGMRLGFADSGTDPETSTTRQAYDLMAEGFGPGFGEPLIVVTENGDGAALQRKLEATPGIAEATPPMGQGVTTVLAFPTSSPQDEATADLVERLRTEVLPGLPGKYLVGGSVAAAVDFADAVGDRLPLFVLVVVGLSALLLMVVFRSILIPLKAALLNLLSIGAALGVMTAVFGDGLFGAQPGPIEAFVPVLIFAIVFGLSMDYEVFLVSRMHEEWRRTGDARHAVREGLASTGGVITAAAGIMILVFGAFLLNPDRMLAQFGLGLAVAVLVDAFVIRCLVVPAVMRLLGERAWWLPRWLDRRLPHVALEPSSR; encoded by the coding sequence ATGGACACCATCACTCTTTCCCGGAGACCGCCGCGTGGGGGCGCGCTCTCGAAGCTGGCGGGCTGGTCTCAGCGTCATCGCTGGCTCGCCGTTTCGCTCTGGCTGCTCACCCTCGTCGGTGTCACGCTGGGCTCACAGCTGGCGGGCAGCGCGTACCACGACGACCATTCCCTGCCGGGCACCGAATCCCAGCAGATCATGGACCTGTTCAAGGCACAGGCTCCGGCGCGGGCCGGCGCGACGGCCGAGATCGTCTTCAAGACCGAAAGCGGGCTCGCGACCGCACGCGAGCCGATCGACCGGATGCTCGCCGAAGTCCGGAACCAGCCGCACGTGAAGGCGGTGACGAGTCCTTTCGACACCCCGTCGGCCATCTCGCGTGAGGGCACGATCGGTTACGCCGCGGTCGCCTTCGACCTCGAGTCGAAGGATCTGCCGTACGACGACATCGTGCGCGTCGTCGACACCGCGAAGAAGGCGGAGTCCGCCGAGCTCCAAGTCGAGCTGGGCGGCGACCCGATCAAGCGGACGAGTGAAAGCGGCGGCCCGTCGGAGGGCGTCGGGTTGCTGGCCGCGCTCGTGGTCCTCGTCTTCTTGTTCCGGTCGATCCTCGCCGCCGGGCTCCCGGTGATCACGGCGATCTTCGCCGTTGGCAGCACTCTCGGCGTGATCGTGCTCGTGAGCAGGTTCGTCGACATCGCGAGCTACACGGCACCGCTGATGATGCTGGTCGGGTTCGGCGTCGGCGTGGACTACGCGCTGCTCATTTTTTCCCGCTATCGCGGCGAAATCCTGGCCGGTCTCGACCGTGAGCAGGCGGCACGGCGGGCGCTGGACACCGCGGGCCGATCAGTGCTGTTCGCCGGCGGCACGGTGATCATCGCGCTGCTCGGCCTGCTCGCGCTCGGCCTCGGTTCGCTGCGAGGGGTCGCCCTGGCCGTGGCGCTGACCGTGCTCGTGACGATGCTCGCGTCGATCACCCTGCTGCCCGCGCTGCTCTCCCTGTTCGGCCGCCGCCTGGAGAAGGGCATTCGCAAACACGCCACGAAACGGGAACACGGCAAGGCCTGGGGCAAGCTCGGAGACGCGGTACAACGACGGCCGATGGTGCCGCTCGCGATCGGGCTGCTCGTCCTCGTCGGCCTTTCCCTGCCAGCGCTCGGCATGCGCCTCGGGTTCGCCGACTCGGGCACGGATCCGGAGACGTCGACCACCCGGCAGGCCTACGACCTGATGGCGGAGGGTTTCGGCCCCGGGTTCGGCGAGCCGTTGATCGTGGTCACCGAGAACGGCGATGGTGCCGCACTGCAACGGAAACTCGAAGCCACGCCGGGGATCGCGGAGGCGACACCGCCGATGGGACAAGGCGTCACGACGGTTCTCGCCTTCCCCACGTCTTCACCACAGGACGAAGCGACCGCCGATCTGGTGGAACGGTTGCGGACGGAGGTGCTGCCGGGCCTGCCGGGCAAGTACCTGGTCGGCGGGAGTGTCGCGGCAGCGGTGGACTTCGCGGACGCCGTCGGTGACCGGTTGCCGCTGTTCGTGCTGGTGGTCGTCGGGCTGTCGGCGTTGCTGCTGATGGTCGTGTTCCGCTCGATCCTCATCCCGCTGAAGGCGGCCCTGCTGAACCTGCTGAGCATCGGCGCCGCGCTCGGGGTGATGACGGCGGTGTTCGGCGACGGCCTGTTCGGGGCGCAACCCGGGCCGATCGAGGCATTCGTGCCGGTGCTGATCTTCGCGATCGTGTTCGGCCTTTCCATGGATTACGAGGTGTTCCTGGTGTCCCGGATGCACGAGGAATGGCGGCGGACCGGCGACGCGCGCCACGCCGTCCGCGAAGGACTCGCCTCCACCGGCGGGGTGATCACGGCCGCGGCGGGGATCATGATCCTCGTGTTCGGTGCGTTCCTGCTCAACCCCGACCGGATGCTGGCGCAGTTCGGTCTCGGGCTGGCGGTGGCGGTGCTGGTGGACGCGTTCGTGATCCGCTGTCTCGTGGTGCCAGCGGTGATGCGGTTGCTCGGGGAACGCGCCTGGTGGCTGCCGCGGTGGCTGGACCGGCGCTTGCCGCATGTGGCGCTGGAACCGTCGTCCCGCTGA
- a CDS encoding GIY-YIG nuclease family protein: MWRWNRRPAEIALRRQSGAGAARIHDELGSGSDRLLPLGARQRPMNWGHMPKRTIGFVYVLRNPRDPDLAKIGFTTRLAEDRAKELSGSSVPAQFEVVFSAPTSHPRELERYAHQKLADFRFNDKREFFEVTPEIAIETIMAGRIQVDGIGAWQSDRVHYIGSGDRLMLSANATDFFVLLAMEDPLMSSGFDPLDFWQAHSDGDTLELMGTDNPGAVAGLSDNDENGTTDPIPFIDREGKSPSDTINGLERLVPGDRLMWIAVNESEETVQTSIFEMRTHCQVVGRTRAMKFSPDGYPLLMNVPTFQKLPELSLEPIRKAMAMPPPRSWAPRNPDPEHWAPIGTDPQPPGYWLPQLNRKKK; this comes from the coding sequence ATGTGGCGCTGGAACCGTCGTCCCGCTGAAATCGCGCTGCGCCGGCAGAGCGGAGCCGGCGCAGCGCGCATCCACGACGAACTCGGGAGTGGAAGCGATAGACTACTGCCGCTCGGAGCCCGCCAACGGCCGATGAACTGGGGTCACATGCCAAAGCGGACGATTGGATTCGTCTACGTCCTGCGCAACCCGCGGGATCCGGACTTGGCGAAAATCGGCTTCACCACGAGACTCGCGGAAGACCGCGCGAAGGAACTGTCCGGCTCCAGCGTCCCCGCACAGTTCGAAGTTGTATTCAGCGCGCCGACTTCTCATCCTCGCGAACTGGAGCGATACGCTCATCAGAAGCTCGCAGACTTCAGATTCAACGACAAACGCGAGTTCTTCGAGGTAACCCCGGAAATCGCCATAGAAACGATCATGGCCGGACGAATCCAAGTCGACGGCATCGGCGCATGGCAATCGGATCGGGTGCACTACATCGGTTCGGGCGATCGGCTGATGCTCAGCGCGAACGCCACCGACTTCTTCGTGTTACTCGCCATGGAGGACCCCCTGATGTCGAGCGGGTTCGATCCGCTCGACTTTTGGCAGGCGCACTCGGATGGCGACACTCTGGAGTTGATGGGAACGGACAACCCCGGAGCCGTCGCGGGCTTGAGCGACAATGACGAAAACGGGACAACGGACCCGATTCCGTTCATTGACAGAGAAGGGAAATCCCCCTCCGACACCATCAACGGGCTGGAACGCCTCGTACCCGGAGACAGACTCATGTGGATAGCCGTCAACGAATCGGAGGAGACCGTCCAGACCTCCATATTCGAGATGCGGACGCACTGCCAAGTGGTCGGCCGGACGCGAGCCATGAAGTTCAGCCCGGATGGTTATCCGCTACTCATGAACGTCCCGACTTTTCAGAAGCTTCCGGAGTTGTCCCTCGAGCCGATCCGCAAGGCGATGGCCATGCCACCTCCTCGCAGCTGGGCCCCGAGGAATCCCGACCCGGAACATTGGGCACCCATCGGCACAGACCCCCAGCCTCCCGGGTATTGGCTCCCTCAGCTGAACCGCAAGAAGAAGTAG